CTGGTGCCATTTAAGTGCTAGTGAAGCTTATACAGCGACATCAATGTTTTTACATCacagcctttttttaaaattaaaaatatcctTATCCCATAAAATTTTAGATTCCTCTCACAATCCTAGAGGCTGCATTCCTGAGGCCTTCCTGTGCTTAATATGCTGTAGCAGTAGAGGAGACATATGATGGCAGACATAAGCATCGATCTTCAAATGAAGTTCaatgtctttgtttctgttcGTGATGTCTCTCTGATGGTGACAGCAGTTGGGGTAAGGTGTAGGTCAGTGGAAAGCACTGTAGGATAGCGATGTGTCAGCCAAAAACACCATATGCTTATAATGCAATGAAACACAGGCACCCAAACCAGCGACACAATCCACTCCAAAATCTACACAGATTCATTTCTTTTGTATGAAAGctaactattaaaaaaaaaaaaaagaaaaaggataCAGATTAATAAATTTAAGATATATCTTCTCTGATTGTAAGGAGTGACGTTCTCCTTGAATTGAAGCCATTTGAAGCCACTTGTCAAAACTTGATGTCAGCCTTATGTGGATCTGTTTGTGTATCGGCATATTATCTTTTGATTATTGAAATTTGTATGATGGAGATTTTCTTTTATACCATCATTGTTATTGTCAAAGTACaccaataaaatgaaacttgtaAAGATACAGtatctctttgtctctgtgtccATGTTTGCTGACTGGAGCTGTGGGCTGTGCCCAAGCATTTCCTCACAGTGTGGTCAGTGGctctgttttaaatgtgcagaataATCATGTGGTTATATTGCACGCTACTGCTACACTGAATGTTAACATGCACGCAGGCATGCTTCCTGTAAAGCAAACATTTAAAGTTCACTTCATTACTTTAGCAGAAAGCAGAACACAAACTCAAAAGTTCAAGCATGAGCTGCCAGTGAAAGAGCTCAAGTGGCTGTGTTGCACTGCAACGTCAGAGTCTGTTTGAGAGTCCTCTATAAATATCTACGTGAGGATCCTTAACAAAATTTTGTTGGAATCTGAAGACTAAATGCCTGCAGGAGCACTGAAGGGCTCTACACTTTAAGCAGGGTTATAGACAGCATCATGTCTCCTCTCAAACACTCGCCCAAACAAAGGATTATTGTCTCACATCAGGGCTGTGGCTCTTGTGATTAACATTTACTAACCAAAGCATCTTGGGACAAGATTCCTCTGTTTTTAGCACACTTTTAATAGTTTCTCTTCAGACTCATGTCATTCTGACTGCTCTGCTGACACTTTGCATGTGCTTGTGTATGCTTCACAATGTGCATTAGCATGTACACATCCGGATATTCAAACAAAGATGATGCTTGTTGGGATTGTCCAGCCTGTCacccagagagaaaaaaaaaaacagagcagaatgaGATGCTTTGACGAGAGGTCACTTAAGATGCATTGAATCAGAGCAGCTCCAGCCCTGTGGCATTTAGCACATTAACTGCGCATCTCCGCTAGTTAACAGAAGTGACAGCTGATAATTTAATTATGCTctcagaaaagaaaatgctaaGTGGCAGGGAAGGGATATCTACATGGGAGTTTAAATGTATTCCACAGAATTTGTGCAGCGTATATGCCACTTCAAATAACGGCTTATTAATATGATGCATTTGTATAtttgaaaatatgcaaaaaatacTTTTCCATTCATCTGCACAGAGAATACTCATGCCTCTTTCCTGCTGTGTAACAGTAGCTGCAGTGTGAGAGGGAGATGCTTGGCAGAAGCACAGAGGCCTGGCTGGAGTAGCCACATCTTAATGGAGTCTGGGAAACACAAGGCTTTGGTATGCTAACGCCACTGTCGCTTagctgtcagacacacacagagggcagCTCTTAAGATCTCAAGAGTCGTCTTGGCATGTGTATACAACACAagccagcaaacacacacacatccgtTATTAATTCATCCACATGCAGCCCCTCGAGTCTTGTGCCACTCAAAGGCTTTGATGTCATCTGTGGCGCCTTTGCCTTTGTACGCTGCTCGCGTGTCTGTTTCACTCCACTTCTCCCCACAGAGTGTCTTAAACTGGAATCTGCATCAGGAAATAGCTGAATAACTGAATTTGTGGCCTTCAGTGGTGCAGAAGGGCGTTGCTCTCTTCATCCACACTTCATCCACCACTCCGTGCTCCcgtagttgtgtgtgtgtgtgtgtgtgtgtgtatgtacgtgcCTCCTCTTGTAGCACTGCAAAGCAACCAGAGAGACGTGCCCTTTAGCTTTACGCAATTTTTAGCTTTGTGTGTACCTTCTATATGATATATGTACTGACATCATGCATTAAAGGGCTCGTACTCTCATATCTGGTTAAATCAGATGTTTGAGTAATAGAGAACAACAGTGCCTTACgggatgctgtgtgtgtgtgtgtgtgtgtgtgtgtgtatgtgtgtgtgtgtgcgtgcacatgtgGTGAGTATACATTGTCTCATGCATGTGCTAAAACAAGAACTGGAGGAAGAGAAGCCACAGTTCCCATGTGCGGATATGAATTTGTAACATTGCATGGTATTACATACAATTTGTCATGGTATCAGGTATGAGCATTACCCAGCATTACAGCACCACTCAACCTGCCCCCCGCCCcaactatctctctctctctctctctctctctctgatgttaTTTTCTCTCATCACCCTCCCCCTTCAGCTGTGTCTTCTCCAGGTCACCAATAGGACAGTCCTCTGTGTAGTGCTGCTTCCCAAGGGATGGCAGAGCATCCAGCTGCTGTCAGGCCCTGGGGTTTAAACttacactgctgctgctgtaacagcGTGCTGTTGGTGTTTTAGGAGGCTCATGCGTAGGCGAGTATTTTCTCCAGCTTCAAGAGCCTTATTGTGACTCCAGCCTGCTTTCCTGTCAGGGATACAAGGCATGCAGCTGAGGGACGAGAAAGTTGTAAACACATCTGTTTCCGCTTTCCatgttcttcttcctccttgAGACTGCTGCACTCTCTGCCGCAGTGTCCATTTCCTGCCCTGACCTTGTCACATCCCTGTCTATCAGCTTGAACATTCGTCTTCAGCAAACCAGGCTCATCCTCTTCAGCGAGCTTCCTCCTCACACCGACTGTCACAGCCATACTCATCCATTGTCTCTGCTCATTTGTTCTCTCTGATGCCATCTCACTATActatcttttaaaatgtctcaTTACATCCATCCTACTTTTTTTGTCCTGTGTCATGATCATCTCACTATCATTCATCTCCTCCTCGTCCATCAGCCAGCTGTCTTCTCATGCAGCATGTACATATTTGCCTTTGCCTGTGACCTCCACCCTCTCCATCCGCTCTATATTGCCCCTCCAGcggttttatttttatgtccaGCCTCTGGTTTTCATTATGCCGGGATTGCTTCATCCTGTTCTGGTTACAGAGAGATGTTGTCTTTGAAAAAACTATGTGCTGATGCTGTACAGAGGACCGGCTGACGTTGCATTAGTGGTGCAAAGTCAACTAATTTTTACAGCTCATTTCACTCAGCTTCATTCATTATCATTGAGTCTCACCTGACCTCTGACTCTacaaacactttaatatcctccACACTTTCACCTAATGACCTCACTTTATCATCTGACCACACCGTGTGACCACAGTCCTGTGAGTTGGTTTGTTTTGCAAACTAAGTAAATGCTCTCATGCTGTTTGAATCACATTTTTATCAAATGAGCACAGTTTACTCAATGTACCAATTTGGTGCAAAGTTAGGcattttgaacaaaaatgattctCTGTATCAAAACTGCTTACTCTGTGTGGTCACATCTCACATTCCTCCAGCCAATAGGCAGTGCAGCATATATTAATGATACATTTCTCTTCCCCATTACATGCTGACAGCTATTTAATCTGTGAGAGCTGTTGCTGTCTTAAACCGTGTGCTGAAACCTGCAGACAGTGCAACCTGACTACAGGCATAGTCATAATTCAAACCATCCCAATTCTGTTATAACAGATATTGAGGGCAATAAATGTGATgaagctttttaaaaactgctttCAATAGTTAATTATTCTCAGGTTGACTTTGTGACTTCTCATTTGTCAATTGTGCATCAACATGGGGATCGTAGTGGGTGTGTTTTTTAGCATCAGCTACTTATTGTCAGGCTTGTCCAGCAAAGAGTTTTACCTTCTTCAAAAACTCTTTTCAAGTCATtgcagttttttctttgtcattttgattaatcattaattgagtcttgtgatgtttttcttttattcgcTGTTTCCACAGCCTGTCAATGAAGGAcagaaacagtctgaaaaatgtTAAGATCTATTCAAAGATTACTGGAGTGAAACAAAGGAATCTGAGTTCTTTTTGTGACCAACAAAGGACACTGATGAGCATATTGTACCTACCTGACACATCTTAGTGAGTGAATATTCATTGCTCCCCTCAGGACACCGGTGTGCTTTAGCCGCCTGTAAAAATAGTTGTTACTGTGGTGTTATACCAAATTTTTTGACCCTTTAGAATCTGTCACTAAGAATTTCAGCTTGCCACCCAAAAGCTGTTATTGCACATGGTGCCTCCATAGTATCTAGATATGTATTACAAATTTAGATAGATTTGATGTACTGAAATCTTTGATGCTAGAGGAATAACTACAGGACCAAATATTGGTGGGTGAGGTGGTAGTGCTTAACAGGAAGACACTACTGTTTCTACTATCACACCCATCATTGGTGACTCATTCTGTTTCTGTGAAgtcaaattgttttctttaccGCTATCAAAATGTGTGACCCTGCTTAAACACTATGAAGGCACTGCCTTTGGTAAAAGCTGCTATCAAAATAATGTAtgtgataaaatatgataaaaacgTCTGTGGTGGCAATATACTGTGGCTGACATCCACAATTGGGTCACAGAATCTAATGGGTCAAATTGTCGAACGGTATCCCCTCTCAAATTTTCATAGAGAATCTTTTATGGTTTTGTACAGCTTtatcatttctgtgttttaagatttttttatttattaatatatctATAATGAGTTACATATATAGTTTTGAGCCTATAGACTTTGATAGCTTTAGCTTTGTatttaacagtgtttttcttctcctaTTTATTGTGTGTATTATGTCTACCTGGGTGAGTTAATATTGTCCAtcaataaaagcacacacaaaaaaacattcaacaacaaTAACGCCAAAATAATAACAACTCCATAATAAATGCCATATGAACTTCAGGGGTGAGCTGCTGTACAATTTcagggataaataaagttgtgttgAATTGAATGAAtaacacagatttttttcttttttgcagatTACAATTATCCTcatgaattttttaaaaaggcttccATTGCCAAAATATGTCTGAAAAGTACAACCCTtgagtgttttacattttatttctcttccaTCTACCATGCCATTTAATGTGTTGTCGCTGTCCCCCAGTGGTGAATTTCGGAACTTCTCTGCAACCTGGAGCAATGCGGCAGGAGACAAACACAGCTGTCAAAGCAGAaatacatgtcttttttttaaccatgtgtacaaacaaatctttacaaaaatgtaaatagcaCCAggttgacatacagtattttttaaaaagaccaGACAAGTGTCCACACAGAGGATGTTGAGTGTGCTTGTCAGTAGAAACCCGTAGCAGCGTATTAGTCCCAcatcattcactttttttgttatcattttTTGCACCATGTCTAATACAGTTTAACATCATAACAATGCAGTCACTTCatataagttaaaaaaagataaaatgtgaaaacaaaacaatcatgatcagagaaaaaacaaaacaaatgccCCATAGAATAAAATCTCAAGGGAAAATATTGCCCAGCTATACAACCATAGGTGTGTCTTTGTATTCTGTGTCTACCTCTCCTCACTTCACTAAACTAAATACCCAGGACATCTGGAGGCACTGGGAGGGGGGGCTTATGGGAAATGACTCTCACCACTTCAGTTAATTTGCATTTATGCAGATGGTGTTTGAAAAAGGgagaagagaagcagaggaagtcACTTGAGTCTAATGAGAAGCACACAcaagtctcttttttttaaacttctgtaGCTCAGATGCTACTGGTCTCCTTTTTGGTTGGCTGCTTCCTTGGCCACACTGTCTTTGACCTCTCCTTTCAGCTCAGCTAGCTGTTCTGAATGGGTGTCCAGGCTGCCATTCACCTGAGCCAGGTAGGAGTCTGAGTGTCTCTCAAGCTCGGCCCTGATCCTCTCCAGGTGCTCTGCCAGTTCCCCCAGGCTGCTGCACTGGCCCTCTACCAGGCTCACCCTGCTATCAACGTCCTTCACCTCCCTCTGCACTTCCATCGCTGTGCTCCGGCAGCCTTGAAGCTCCCCAGCCAGCCGTCTCTTCAAGGCAGCCAGTTCTCCCTTCAGCTGGGCCAGTCGCCTCTCCCCGGCCCCCAGGAGCGAGGCTTGATGGCCCACTAGTTTGGTGATTCCTTGCATCTGGTTGACTAGCTGGTGCTCTCTCTGCTCCCAGGTGGAGTTAGCATGGCCCACTTCACTTGCAATGAAGTGAATAGAGTCCTTTAGGCCCTTCAGAGTGCGGTTCACAGAGTTAATGTTGACCTTCAGAAGAGTGATCTCTCCGTGGACTGAGCCCTCCGAGTCCTCCTGGGCGATACGGAAAAGCAGGTTCTGAAGGGTGTTGTTTAGACGGTCCAGCTGGTCTGAATGGGAGTCCAGACGGTCAGTCATTTTCTTCTCCATCccctcccactcctcctccactcCAGTGACACTGACATCCTCTGCTGGAGAGGTAGAGGGTGTGCAGGAGGAGGTGCAGAGGAGCTCCAGGTCTATTAGCTGTTTCTGAATGCCGCCCAGGTCCCCCTCTACTCTCCTCCTCACAGATTCGATCTCCGTCTCCAGCGCAGGGACCACCTGGCCCTCCAGCAGTGCTGGGGCAGTGGCATTACTGAGCTCCTCAACAGCTACAGACACTCTCTCCTCCAGGGTTTTAAACTTGTCCTCTAGCATGTTCTTGAAGCCATCGAGACCACCAGGGAGCCCTGCCACTCCATCAGGTCCACCCTCAGTGGAATTGAGGCGGCTCTCTATGTCCACCAGGCGGGTCTCAATCAACGTCTCCACATGGATGCTCTGGTCAGTGAGGGCCGTCTGGAGCTGTCTTTGAGATTCTGTGAGACCTTTAACTGACTCCTCCAGCAACAGTACACGCTTGGACAGGCTGTTTACctgcaataatcaataaattattagTTCAATAAGAAATAGTTAAGCATTTTGAGAAATacgcttattcgctttcttaCAAAGAGTTAGATTAGAAGATTGAGACCACTGTCCTGTGTGCATGTCAAATATGAAGCCTCAACCaacagctagttagcttagcctagcataaagactagaaacagggggaaacagcttgCCTGGCTCAGTCCAAAGTTGACAAAATCCGCCTACCAGCACCATCAAAGATCTCTAATTAACACGTCATATCTTGTTTCTTTAATTCTTATAAAAGCCAAGTGTTAAGTGAGACTATTTCTTGGTtaggtgcagtgacttcctgggGTCTCACTTCTCTAACAACTTCACAGTTTGCATGGTTAGttgaaaaaacacagatggtctcttgtacagattaaacaggagatataatgtgtttattggTGAGGCATATTTTGTTACCTGCAGACAGAGCCATCCCAGCTGTTTCgcatttccagtctttatgccaaGCTAAACTAACCTTCTCCTggctgtagtttcatatttattgtacatACATGAAagtcctctcatctaactctaaGCAAACAATTCCTTCTGGTGGAGTCACATCAAAATCCCATGAATGAATGTAAGGGCTGTTCACAAATTTTGTTTTGTAGACGAATTGGATGTATTTACTGCATGCTGGTCATATTGCGATCACACCTATGTCATACCTGTCCACAGCAGCTTTCGGTGAGAGTTAGGCCCTGGATCTGAGCTTGCAAAGAGCCCAACTCCTCCCTGAGCCCGGTCTCTCTTCCATCCAGAGACTGCTGCATCTGCTCCTGGCCATCCATGTGCTCCCTTTGGCACTGCTTCTGCACCGCCCCAATCTTCTCATCACAGTGGCTCTCCAGACCAGTCATACGGCGCTCAAAACCATCCAGGATCTCAGCCCTCACATCAGCCAACTTGGCATCCAGGATCTCGTCCAGTTGAAAAGTGGAGCCAGAACCAGGGATGGGCCTGCCTCTAGCTCCTTCCAACAGCCTCTTCAACTGGCCATCGTGACCCAGAACCATTCCCTGTAGACACACACAGGTAAGAAGTAGAAAAGGACTAGCATTTAATAAAGGAAGGAGAAAGGCTTGATTTGATCACGCTGTATAGATATGTTCAACAGATTTTGGTGCAAGCATAGTGGCACAATACCTGAATCTCCTCTAAGACATGAGTCTTGGCCCGCAGCTCATCGCTCACTTCTGTTACCTTCACGGCAAGGTCTCCAAATCCAGTGAAGCTTTCTCCTCCTTCCAGTCCATCAGGAGTCCCATCTGGTATCACCCCAAATCCTACTGTCGAGTCAGGCACGCGGGGAGCATTGGGCAGCAGGGACTCCAGGATTTTGTTGGTGTCTTCCCGGAGAGATGTGCGCAGTCGCTCCTCTAGGCCAGCCACCATCCCATTGAGAGTGTCTAGACCCTGGGAGAGACGGCGCAGGTCCTCCTCCATACGGTCCAAACGTTCGCCAGTCACTCCTGAAATCCCAaatttgtttcctgtgtttccaGGGATCAAACAGAAAGGAGGAAGGAATATTTTTTGAGAAAGTCTGCAAGCACCAAAGAAGTAAAGATTAAGCACTGAGGAAATTTACAATGGTTATAACTGGATAAAATATGTGCTTGCTTAAATTCGCTTGCACTAGCATACATAAAAGCAGTGTAAATCTGAACCCCAGAGCTTTACACTAAATCAGTCAGAGTCTGTTCTCACCATAGTTTGGTCTTCCATTTCCAGCAGGCAGCTGTCCTGTGGGTATTGGTCTGCTGTCAGGTACGCTGGGGTAGGGTTTGCCTGGCTCGAGCTGGCCGCCTCCAGGCCTCTGGTCCACAGGGGGTCTAGGGCCATAGGGAAAGCCCTTCATCCCAGGGCGATGGGGAAAACCTGCTCCCTTGAAAGGTGGCATCATGACATCAGGCAGCGATGTGGGTCCATCGTAGCAGTTCTCCCCCGAGTAGCCAGGGCAACATCTCCACTCCAGCTCAGTCACTGTCTTAAAACCCACCTTGTACTTTGGCTTGTAGAATGTCCTGTACCTGGAGGAAACATAACAGAAGAGGTTAAGGCACAATAAAACTGTCATGTCAGGTTGTATCAAAAGTTCAGCATTCGCTTTTACTAATTAAGACCACAGAGCCAGGACACAGGACGGGGCGATGGGAGGCGCAGAGCAGAGATAAAGGGATAAAGTTGTTCTCTGTGGGATTAAACACGGATTAGAGGGAGATTAGGAGATTAAGATAAAGtgtaatgtaagtgatgtggcATCAGAGGATTGAACCAGGGTCATCACCCAACTTCACTGTTATCTTTAAGCTTGAATTTCCTTTTGATTGGGAATCAACTCTCTTGCCTTTATTCACAgacaggcacgcacacacatggtgatttatctgtcttttttgaAGAGAAAATCCACTCCTTTAATTTCCCTTGTGTGGTTTGTGGGGCTACAGGGGGCTTTTGAAAAGGCATATTAAAGTGTTACTTCAGACCACAGTTTGAATCATGAGACATGAATAATAATACTATTCAGACTAGTTTATTTTATAATATCATTAATATTAGTAGGTAAGATAAGAGGATAAGAAGCAAGTATGAGCACATCTAAACCAGAgtaattttaatgtaataaatcaaaataGCTGATTGTGATATTTTATCACAATTCAAAACATTAACACCATTTCCCCCCAGTGGCGTCTCTCTATGGAAGAGCTCTGACTACAAACACAGATGTGCAAGCAGGTGGGGACCTGCACATCTTTGTATGAACAACACATCATGTGAACACTAGAGGGCAGCATTGGTACAGCGTATATTCAACATTAGGCTCCATGTTGCAGTTTGCTGAATGTAAAGTGATAATTACAGTGTTTAAGCCTTACACCAAGGACTCAGAGTCTGAGGTGGAAATTCCTCTATTTTTGGTAtggtatgttgtttttttttgtttgaaaaactTACATGACAACAGGACATTTCTGACCCCAGATGCACTTGGTGGTGTATTCAGCCTTCACATAGGTGGCCACTCCATCTTGCATGGTGCATGTGATATTCTTCTGGACCACATAGGCACAATGGTTTCTGTGGGGACAAGAAAGGGACATTAGAGttaaataattgtattttataatataatgatataatataatataatataatataataatataatataataatattgtattGTGCTGATATATCAACACTGCAGTATCCATATCATCTAAGATAACAGCCCTTGTTTTGCTCTGTACTCGTCAAACTGTGTATTAAAGTGAGACTACACAGCTTTTGTTGAACAATCTGGCCACAGCTGACAGCGATAGTGGTAAAATCTATGATAAAATAAGGTGTAACAGTAGAACAAGCAAAGAGTCACATCCTCAAACTTACTCAGTGATGTCAGTTACACACTAGTCATTCCAGACCAAGTAAGCCTGAGTCGGTGAAACCTTGAGTGTATAAAACTGAAGTaaggtgtgttttattgcttatcaTTTAAACTTTTGAATCAGTGAAAGGaggaatatgtttttttcttctctcaagAATAGCATAGTCTCACTTTGAGCAAACACAGATGAGCACAAATAACACACAGTGATATTTCCCTTTAAAGCTCCACCTGCTGTTCCACCTCCAGCTGGGTGATGAGATTATTTCCTCCTGACAAATATGTAATTCCATTTAAACCTCCCTTGAGTTCAGTCTGTGTTAAAGCTTTACCATACTGTTTACCTGTATGCTTATTCTATCTGTTCTTTTGTTGTAGTGCTTTGCTTCCTGTATTTCTATAGTGCTCAGAAGCTTAATTTTTGCCTTCTtcgttgttttttctttctttttctgtttttataaggAGCATTGTTACACTTGTTTTATAAAAAGTTGTATAAACAACTTTTCTGCCTTGTGCTCTGTTATAATATCAAATTGAATTTTTTCGTTTGCAACCTGGAAACTTTGACGGGGTTTTCACAGAGGAGCTATATTGGTCAGAATGATGGCACAGGCTGACAGCTTTTTGATCTGTCTTTTGCTTTCCTCTTGTTAAATATGGTAATTCAGTAACCTCCTtaccaactgaaatcacatttctaattgacattttcattgatttatAATTAATAACACTGCGTCGCAATCATATATGAAGACAGGAAACAAGAAATACCACCGAGACTGTATGAGAGTGTTCAGATGTGTCCCGAATCCAACACAATAATTTTACTATAACTATTTTGAACAGTTGTTGCATCATGCTGGAGCTGGaccttctcctctcttcattGCCAGTGCAGCTA
This window of the Thunnus albacares chromosome 5, fThuAlb1.1, whole genome shotgun sequence genome carries:
- the LOC122983225 gene encoding EMILIN-3, which translates into the protein MRTKWCQLVAQFFLLGVLLSVVDSKGTFYGGHVNPFYGNRYNLYKAGLNPHHTPNKPMTRHKNHCAYVVQKNITCTMQDGVATYVKAEYTTKCIWGQKCPVVMYRTFYKPKYKVGFKTVTELEWRCCPGYSGENCYDGPTSLPDVMMPPFKGAGFPHRPGMKGFPYGPRPPVDQRPGGGQLEPGKPYPSVPDSRPIPTGQLPAGNGRPNYGNKFGISGVTGERLDRMEEDLRRLSQGLDTLNGMVAGLEERLRTSLREDTNKILESLLPNAPRVPDSTVGFGVIPDGTPDGLEGGESFTGFGDLAVKVTEVSDELRAKTHVLEEIQGMVLGHDGQLKRLLEGARGRPIPGSGSTFQLDEILDAKLADVRAEILDGFERRMTGLESHCDEKIGAVQKQCQREHMDGQEQMQQSLDGRETGLREELGSLQAQIQGLTLTESCCGQVNSLSKRVLLLEESVKGLTESQRQLQTALTDQSIHVETLIETRLVDIESRLNSTEGGPDGVAGLPGGLDGFKNMLEDKFKTLEERVSVAVEELSNATAPALLEGQVVPALETEIESVRRRVEGDLGGIQKQLIDLELLCTSSCTPSTSPAEDVSVTGVEEEWEGMEKKMTDRLDSHSDQLDRLNNTLQNLLFRIAQEDSEGSVHGEITLLKVNINSVNRTLKGLKDSIHFIASEVGHANSTWEQREHQLVNQMQGITKLVGHQASLLGAGERRLAQLKGELAALKRRLAGELQGCRSTAMEVQREVKDVDSRVSLVEGQCSSLGELAEHLERIRAELERHSDSYLAQVNGSLDTHSEQLAELKGEVKDSVAKEAANQKGDQ